The Ferrimicrobium acidiphilum DSM 19497 genome contains the following window.
CCGAAGACGCACGCTTTGGCCTACCTGAAGCTAAGCGAGGGCTGTTAGCCACTGGCGGTGGGCTGGTTCGGTTGAGCGAATTAGTCGGTCGTAGCGTTGCGATGGAGCTAGCGCTAACTAGTGAACCGATATGGGCCGATCGAGCCATGGAACTCGGGATGATCAATAGAGTGGTTCCTCGCGAGCGCTTGCTTGCTGAGGCGCTCAGCTTTGCAGACAAGATTGCTGCATCAGGGCCACAAGCGATTCTCAATAGCAAGCGGCTCCTACGAGGCTCCTACGCCCGTGCGACTGAGAGGATTTGGCAGCTCAACTCCGAACTCGCTATCGTGACGATGGAGTCGAGCGAGGCAGCTGAGGGGATGGCGGCCTTCATCGAACGGCGCGAGCCCAGGTGGCAGCGTATGGAGGACGAGTCACTCTCCTGACGCACCTCGTCCTATCTCAAGGACTCTTGTTGCGGTGATTTTGCTGGAGAGTTCATTCGCTGTAATGTGCCAGAGTACTGGTATTTGCTTTGCGGCACTAGACCAGGGCATCTCGAGCAAGCTGGTGGAAGTTGGCGACTGCCTGGGCTAGGTGATCGCGGTGAGCCATCAGTCCAGAGCCGGAGACGAGAATCTCTGCTCCGTTCATGACGCACCCTGCGAGTGTCTCCTCGGAGATGCCGCCGTCCACCTCAATCTTGGTGTTCGGATTGGTTGCCTCGCGGAGGGCGACTGCCGCCATGATCTTGGCGTCCATCGCCTCGATATAATGTTGCCCACCGAAGCCTGGATTCACACTCATGATCATTAGTACGTCGACCTGGTCCATGACGTACTCGACGGAGGTGAGTGGTGTTGCTGGGTTTAGTGCGACTCCAGCACGCACTCCTAAAGATTTGATCAGACTCAGGGTTCTATGGAGGTGGCGGGTAGCTTCGGCATGGACCGTGATTAACTCACAACCAGCATCCACGAACTCTCTAACGTAGCGTTCTGGGTCGACGATCATAAGGTGTACCTCGTAGGGGAGAGAGCTATAACGGCGACAGCTTGCGATGACGGGTGCCCCGATAGTGATGTTCGGTACGAAAAGCCCATCCATGACGTCCCAGTGAATCCGATCGACTCCGGCCCTCTCGAGCGCGGCTAACTCCTCGCCGAGGCGTCCAAAGTCACATGGTAGGACGGAGGGGGCGAGTTCGATTACTCTTTCATCCGCCGGTGCTCTCATTGTCTCAGATCTCCTTCCGCTGGACTGTTGCAAGGCGTAGTGCCTGTTCGTATTGATCCTCATGTGGTCAGACTTTCTGAAACCAGAGGGTCGCTTCCCAACTTGTCGAAGAGTGGCTACGACCTTCGAATGGCAAGGCTCGAACTTCGTCTAGCTTGGCCAACTGCTTGCTCTGTACGCATCGCTAGTTGTCCACATGCTGCATCGATGGTCTGACCTCGCGTGGAACGCACGGTGCACCGCACTTCGTTGGCTTGAAGACCTCGTTGAAAGGCGAGCACTCGCTCTCGAGTGCTTCCTCGAACTAGGTAGCCGGGCGTGGGGTTGAGTGGAATGAGATTCACATGAGCCCTGAGACGGCGTGCGATCGCGCTGAGTTCGTCAAGAGCATCCGGTGTGTCGTTGAAGCCGTCGATCATCGCCCACTCCAGACTGACTAAGCGAGAGGTGGCTGCGGTCCATCGCTCACAACTAGCAACAATCTGCTCAATCGCATAGCGCCGGTTCAGCGGGATGATCTCTGAACGGTCGTGATCATTGGCCGCATGCAGTGAGACAGCAAGTGTGAGCGCGAGACCCTCTTTGGCCAGACGTTCAATACCGGGAACGACTCCAACGGTCGAAATAGTGATCCGGCGTGGCGAGATTCCGAAGCGTTCAACGATGATACGGATCGCAGCCACCACCGCCCGATAGTTAGCAAGTGGCTCTCCCATCCCCATGAGAACGATGTTGGAGAGTCGGCGTGGAAGCGCAGCCTGCTTGGCTCGATAGACCTGCTCAATGATCTCCGCGGTCGTGAGTTGACGCCCAAAACCTCCTTGGCCAGTCGCGCAGAAACTACAGGCCATAGCGCAGCCAGCCTGTGTTGAAATGCAGACGGTCGCTCGCCGAGGGTACTCCATGAGCACGGTTTCGATTCGATGCCCTCCATCGATCTCATAGAGCCATTTGCGTGTGGTCATGTCATCGCTCAAGGTCACGCTGAGCTCGTTCAGGCCGAGAGGATAGTCGGTATCGAGTTGGGCACGCAACCGAAGGGGGAGGTTGGTGATCGCTGAGACCGGCAGAGCCTTCTGGAATAGCCCCTCGAAGAGCTGGTCGGCCCGATAGCGTGCGCCAAGGACCTCCTCAGCTACTGC
Protein-coding sequences here:
- the rpe gene encoding ribulose-phosphate 3-epimerase, with translation MRAPADERVIELAPSVLPCDFGRLGEELAALERAGVDRIHWDVMDGLFVPNITIGAPVIASCRRYSSLPYEVHLMIVDPERYVREFVDAGCELITVHAEATRHLHRTLSLIKSLGVRAGVALNPATPLTSVEYVMDQVDVLMIMSVNPGFGGQHYIEAMDAKIMAAVALREATNPNTKIEVDGGISEETLAGCVMNGAEILVSGSGLMAHRDHLAQAVANFHQLARDALV
- the rlmN gene encoding 23S rRNA (adenine(2503)-C(2))-methyltransferase RlmN, with translation MDVPSLFDLDHAVAEEVLGARYRADQLFEGLFQKALPVSAITNLPLRLRAQLDTDYPLGLNELSVTLSDDMTTRKWLYEIDGGHRIETVLMEYPRRATVCISTQAGCAMACSFCATGQGGFGRQLTTAEIIEQVYRAKQAALPRRLSNIVLMGMGEPLANYRAVVAAIRIIVERFGISPRRITISTVGVVPGIERLAKEGLALTLAVSLHAANDHDRSEIIPLNRRYAIEQIVASCERWTAATSRLVSLEWAMIDGFNDTPDALDELSAIARRLRAHVNLIPLNPTPGYLVRGSTRERVLAFQRGLQANEVRCTVRSTRGQTIDAACGQLAMRTEQAVGQARRSSSLAIRRS
- a CDS encoding enoyl-CoA hydratase-related protein gives rise to the protein MAEVEVQQQGATMIITINRPEQMNCVNDKVAEGITEALQDAEADSAVRSVILTGAGDRAFCTGMDLKFAATHGSSSVIIPGRGFAGVGGYDFPKPLIAAVNGYAVAGGLEIVLNCDLIVATEDARFGLPEAKRGLLATGGGLVRLSELVGRSVAMELALTSEPIWADRAMELGMINRVVPRERLLAEALSFADKIAASGPQAILNSKRLLRGSYARATERIWQLNSELAIVTMESSEAAEGMAAFIERREPRWQRMEDESLS